The following proteins come from a genomic window of Methanobacterium formicicum:
- a CDS encoding FumA C-terminus/TtdB family hydratase beta subunit, whose translation MIVHLETPLKREDTQKLRIKDSVYISGTIYTARDSAHKRIIESGSPVDLEGAVIFHAGPIIKQEDENYHMVAVGPTTSTRMNPYQAEVLDQGAQAVIGKGGMDDETAEALKRNGAVFLAAVGGCAALYVSSVVKIEGVHWLDLGVPEAVWELEVKDFGPLIVTMDSTGSNLYQEARKRSNPPE comes from the coding sequence ATGATTGTTCATCTTGAAACACCCCTTAAAAGGGAAGACACTCAAAAGTTAAGAATTAAAGATTCGGTTTACATTTCCGGAACCATCTACACCGCACGGGACAGTGCTCATAAACGCATAATTGAGTCTGGTTCACCTGTGGACCTTGAAGGTGCGGTTATATTCCATGCCGGACCCATAATCAAACAGGAAGATGAAAATTACCATATGGTGGCAGTGGGACCCACCACCAGCACCCGTATGAACCCTTACCAGGCAGAAGTACTGGATCAGGGAGCTCAGGCAGTGATTGGGAAAGGAGGAATGGATGATGAGACCGCCGAAGCACTAAAACGTAATGGTGCCGTTTTCCTGGCTGCAGTGGGGGGATGCGCTGCATTGTACGTGAGTTCCGTGGTTAAAATAGAGGGTGTGCACTGGCTGGATCTGGGTGTACCAGAAGCAGTCTGGGAACTGGAGGTCAAGGACTTCGGACCACTCATTGTCACCATGGACTCCACCGGGAGTAACCTCTACCAGGAGGCCCGTAAAAGAAGTAATCCCCCGGAATAA